Proteins found in one Corynebacterium sanguinis genomic segment:
- a CDS encoding DUF4244 domain-containing protein — protein sequence MNRLAASLFTHIHTKLSNDKGMSTIEYAFGSLAAAALAGVLYMVVNGNGVTSAIERVITDALSNTPG from the coding sequence ATGAACCGTCTTGCAGCATCACTTTTCACCCACATCCACACGAAACTGTCCAATGACAAGGGCATGAGCACCATCGAGTACGCCTTTGGCAGCCTCGCGGCCGCAGCCCTCGCCGGTGTTCTATACATGGTGGTCAACGGCAACGGTGTGACCTCGGCCATCGAGCGCGTCATCACCGACGCACTCAGTAACACCCCGGGCTAG
- a CDS encoding type II secretion system F family protein, with the protein MNVTAALLVSAVIASRPPRPAARLDGAATRARIHPAALPVAVFAATLAVIMAERFSLVIAVSIAAATLWRVLSARQRARWAGRRQAIVALFLGHVVTNVQAGSTLEAACSRAADHLPEDCPAPLANNVRQLVAAARTGTAPHDVFATAPAPELADVAALWSLAIHRGLPVADLLARARERIDTAQRHRAATEAALAGPKTTAAVLSLLPLAGVAMGSAMGANPLGLLLGGGLGGWLLVGGTALISAGFLTCQHIIARAAA; encoded by the coding sequence ATGAACGTAACCGCAGCGCTTCTCGTCAGCGCCGTGATCGCGAGCCGCCCGCCTCGCCCGGCCGCGCGTCTCGACGGGGCGGCGACCCGCGCGCGGATCCACCCCGCCGCCCTGCCCGTGGCGGTGTTCGCGGCCACCCTCGCCGTCATCATGGCGGAGCGGTTCTCGCTGGTTATCGCCGTCTCGATTGCCGCGGCGACGCTGTGGCGGGTGCTCAGCGCGCGGCAGCGGGCGCGTTGGGCGGGGCGTCGACAAGCAATAGTGGCGCTGTTTTTGGGCCACGTTGTCACCAACGTGCAGGCCGGGTCCACCCTCGAGGCCGCCTGCAGCCGCGCCGCAGACCACCTGCCGGAGGACTGCCCGGCGCCCCTGGCCAACAACGTGCGCCAGCTTGTCGCCGCCGCGCGTACCGGCACCGCCCCGCACGACGTGTTCGCCACCGCGCCGGCACCGGAGCTTGCCGACGTCGCCGCATTGTGGTCGCTCGCGATCCACCGGGGCCTGCCTGTCGCCGACCTGCTAGCGCGCGCCCGCGAGCGCATCGACACCGCCCAGCGCCACCGGGCGGCGACCGAGGCGGCGCTCGCGGGCCCGAAAACCACCGCCGCCGTCTTATCGCTGCTCCCGCTCGCCGGGGTGGCGATGGGGTCGGCGATGGGGGCCAACCCGCTCGGCCTGCTGCTCGGCGGCGGTCTCGGCGGGTGGCTGCTCGTCGGCGGGACCGCGCTGATCAGCGCCGGGTTTCTCACCTGCCAGCACATCATCGCGAGGGCCGCCGCATGA
- a CDS encoding alpha/beta fold hydrolase — protein sequence MATPGRRLPPSVVELEGDFTHRMLHTRGTRLHAVTAGDADCPLIVLLHGTFGGWFDFSDVVAPLAQRGFHVAALDMRGYGMSDKPPPRPGSDMLLAVGDVKGAIATLGHKRAVLVGVDTGGAVAWVSAATHPETVAGLVSVSASHPADLRAAMASRPWDFMPMLGRSALAHLPSRLLERFARARARAYRANLAINTTASFQRSDRFAEVLALRRTAAAIDNAFIHSVHNSRLLTSSTPRRASVSAPTLLIHPNQSLWRRLAARQRDRVTGDYRTLTLPGAKNLPHIENPGAFVDAIAEFAGGLTDHAALRVGRRGM from the coding sequence GTGGCCACCCCCGGACGCCGACTCCCCCCGTCGGTAGTCGAGCTTGAGGGCGATTTCACCCACCGCATGCTCCACACCCGCGGCACCCGCCTCCACGCGGTGACCGCGGGCGACGCGGACTGCCCGCTGATCGTGCTGCTCCACGGCACGTTCGGTGGGTGGTTCGATTTTTCCGACGTTGTTGCCCCGCTCGCGCAGCGGGGCTTTCACGTCGCCGCGCTGGACATGCGCGGCTACGGCATGTCGGACAAGCCCCCGCCCCGGCCCGGCAGCGACATGCTGCTCGCCGTCGGCGACGTCAAGGGCGCGATAGCCACCCTCGGGCATAAACGCGCCGTGCTCGTCGGCGTCGACACGGGGGGCGCGGTCGCCTGGGTGAGCGCTGCCACACACCCGGAAACGGTCGCGGGGCTGGTGTCCGTTTCCGCATCGCACCCGGCGGACCTGCGCGCGGCGATGGCCTCGCGGCCGTGGGATTTCATGCCCATGCTCGGCCGCAGTGCGCTCGCCCACCTGCCCTCGCGCCTGCTCGAGCGCTTCGCCCGCGCCCGCGCGCGTGCCTACCGCGCCAACCTGGCCATCAACACCACGGCCTCGTTCCAGCGCAGCGACCGCTTCGCCGAGGTGCTTGCTTTACGACGCACCGCCGCCGCGATCGACAACGCTTTCATCCATAGCGTCCACAACTCCCGCCTTCTCACCAGCTCAACGCCCCGGCGGGCGAGCGTGAGTGCGCCGACCCTGTTAATCCACCCCAACCAAAGCCTGTGGCGGCGCCTCGCCGCGCGCCAGCGCGACCGCGTCACCGGCGACTACCGCACGCTCACCCTCCCGGGCGCGAAGAACCTGCCGCACATCGAGAACCCAGGGGCGTTCGTCGACGCGATCGCTGAGTTCGCCGGCGGGCTAACCGACCACGCAGCTTTGCGTGTCGGCCGGCGTGGTATGTGA
- a CDS encoding TadA family conjugal transfer-associated ATPase: MSARATEEIITRVKRRLAAEADVDPARLSALIREESAVLSDVDVLTIMRRLRDDTTGAGPLEQLLADPTVTDICVNGPHGVYVDRGSGLEATPVRFAADADVRRLASRLAAGCGRRLDDAHPFCDGHLTRDNGTLLRFHAVLHPTAHVGTCISLRVLRSTTATLDDLAARGAFDAERGAALRRIVRDRRAFLVLGGTGAGKTTLLSAMLAEVDATERIVVIEDTLELTPSHPHVLNLTSRGANAEGAGEITLSDLLRQSLRMRPDRIVVGEIRGAEVVDLLAALNTGHDGGAGTLHANSIHEVPARMEALAALGGLDRPSLHSQLAAAVEVILVVKRRPDGSRVLHQLGVLEGNPVRAKVLWDSVAGEADGYREVFGP; this comes from the coding sequence ATGAGCGCGCGGGCGACGGAGGAGATCATCACCCGCGTCAAGCGCCGGCTCGCCGCCGAGGCCGACGTCGACCCGGCGCGCCTGTCGGCCCTGATCCGCGAGGAATCGGCCGTGCTCAGCGACGTCGACGTCCTCACCATCATGCGCAGGCTGCGCGACGACACCACCGGCGCCGGGCCGCTGGAGCAGCTCCTGGCAGATCCGACGGTAACCGACATCTGCGTCAACGGCCCGCACGGCGTCTACGTCGATCGCGGCAGCGGGCTCGAGGCCACCCCGGTGCGCTTTGCCGCGGACGCGGACGTGCGCCGCCTCGCCTCCCGCCTCGCCGCTGGTTGCGGGCGCAGGCTTGACGACGCCCACCCGTTCTGCGACGGCCACCTCACCCGCGACAACGGCACCCTCCTGCGCTTCCACGCGGTCCTGCACCCCACCGCGCACGTCGGCACGTGCATTTCGCTGCGCGTGCTGCGCTCCACCACGGCCACGCTCGACGACCTCGCCGCGCGCGGGGCCTTCGACGCCGAGCGCGGCGCGGCGCTGCGCCGCATTGTGCGCGACCGGCGCGCGTTTTTGGTGCTTGGCGGCACGGGCGCCGGCAAGACAACGCTTCTGTCCGCCATGCTGGCAGAGGTCGACGCCACCGAGCGCATCGTGGTTATCGAGGACACCTTGGAGCTCACGCCGAGCCACCCGCACGTGCTCAACCTGACGTCGCGGGGCGCCAACGCTGAGGGCGCCGGTGAGATCACGTTGTCCGACCTGTTGCGGCAGTCCCTGCGGATGCGCCCGGACCGGATCGTCGTTGGCGAGATCCGCGGCGCTGAGGTGGTTGACCTGCTCGCCGCGCTGAACACGGGCCACGACGGCGGCGCCGGCACCCTGCACGCGAACTCGATCCACGAGGTGCCCGCGCGCATGGAGGCGCTCGCCGCGCTAGGCGGGCTCGACCGGCCAAGCCTGCACTCCCAGCTCGCGGCGGCCGTCGAGGTGATCCTCGTGGTCAAGCGGCGCCCCGACGGCTCCCGCGTGCTGCACCAGCTCGGGGTGCTCGAGGGCAACCCGGTGCGCGCGAAGGTGCTGTGGGACTCAGTTGCGGGCGAGGCGGACGGTTACCGGGAGGTGTTCGGGCCATGA
- the nth gene encoding endonuclease III, translating to MTGPTGSSHTAASLTPQRHRRPGSHPAAKGEETAIGRTRRARRINRTLAAVFPDAHAELDFTNPLELLVATVLSAQTTDVRVNQVTPALFARFPTPSAYASAKQEEVEEIIRPTGFYRAKAANLIGLGRTLVTDFGGEVPTALEDLVSLPGVGRKTAHVVRGNAFDMPGLTVDTHFQRLVHRLKLTEEKDPVAIEHAIAAIIEKKEWTMFSHRIIFHGRRVCHARTPACGACPLAFDCPSFGEGPTDPAQAAAKVTGPERDHILAFVGSGEGEAHE from the coding sequence ATGACTGGACCCACCGGCTCTTCTCACACGGCAGCGTCGCTGACTCCCCAGAGGCACCGCCGGCCCGGTTCCCACCCGGCGGCCAAGGGCGAGGAGACAGCCATCGGGCGCACCCGCCGCGCGCGCCGCATCAACCGCACGCTCGCGGCGGTGTTCCCCGACGCGCACGCGGAGCTCGACTTCACCAACCCGCTGGAGCTGCTCGTCGCCACCGTGCTCAGTGCCCAAACCACCGACGTGCGCGTCAACCAGGTCACCCCTGCGCTTTTCGCCCGCTTTCCGACGCCCTCCGCATACGCCTCGGCAAAACAGGAGGAGGTAGAGGAGATCATCCGTCCCACCGGCTTCTACCGCGCGAAGGCGGCAAACCTCATCGGGTTGGGCCGCACGCTGGTCACCGACTTCGGTGGCGAGGTCCCGACCGCACTCGAGGACCTGGTCAGCCTGCCGGGGGTGGGCCGGAAAACGGCGCACGTTGTGCGCGGCAACGCCTTCGACATGCCCGGACTGACCGTGGACACGCACTTCCAGCGGCTCGTCCACCGGCTCAAGCTCACCGAGGAAAAAGACCCGGTGGCCATCGAGCACGCGATCGCCGCGATTATTGAGAAGAAAGAGTGGACGATGTTTTCGCACCGGATCATCTTCCACGGCAGGCGCGTGTGCCACGCCCGCACCCCCGCCTGCGGAGCGTGCCCGCTGGCGTTCGACTGCCCCAGCTTCGGGGAGGGGCCGACCGACCCGGCCCAGGCCGCGGCGAAGGTGACCGGCCCCGAGCGCGACCACATCCTCGCCTTTGTGGGCAGCGGCGAAGGAGAAGCACATGAATAG
- a CDS encoding NUDIX hydrolase — protein MADVALAPELAPGWLTSMIAGMETSQRSKRAQELLSGRTVQRPERDDAAVLMLLTGANAAEAEILITHRTPTMRSHSGQMAFPGGRIDDTDLGPVDAALREAWEETGLERERVTPLAVMPSLTTAGGRRRAVRPVLAYSADPGSPYVASPVETDDVFFAPVTELLAPENRLDVGFFGFTGPAFWVNDYLVWGFTGVLLDVLFDAAGWATPYDPTVVPLRRALKRSRNGERHF, from the coding sequence GTGGCAGACGTTGCACTCGCGCCTGAGCTCGCGCCGGGCTGGCTGACCTCGATGATCGCCGGGATGGAGACGTCGCAACGCTCCAAGCGGGCGCAGGAGCTGCTGTCGGGCCGCACCGTGCAGCGCCCCGAGCGCGACGACGCCGCCGTGCTCATGCTGCTGACCGGCGCTAACGCCGCCGAGGCGGAGATCTTAATCACGCACCGCACGCCGACGATGCGCAGCCACTCCGGGCAGATGGCGTTTCCCGGCGGGCGTATCGACGACACCGACCTCGGGCCCGTCGACGCCGCGCTGCGCGAGGCGTGGGAGGAAACGGGCCTGGAGCGCGAGCGCGTCACGCCGCTGGCCGTGATGCCCTCGCTGACCACCGCCGGAGGGCGCCGCCGCGCGGTACGCCCCGTGCTCGCCTACTCGGCCGACCCGGGAAGCCCGTACGTGGCCAGCCCGGTGGAAACGGACGACGTTTTCTTCGCCCCGGTCACGGAGCTCCTCGCCCCCGAAAACCGCCTGGACGTCGGCTTTTTCGGGTTCACCGGGCCGGCGTTTTGGGTCAACGACTACCTCGTCTGGGGCTTTACGGGCGTGCTTCTCGACGTCCTCTTCGACGCTGCCGGATGGGCCACACCCTACGACCCCACGGTCGTGCCGCTGCGCCGGGCGCTGAAGCGTTCGCGCAACGGGGAGCGCCACTTTTAG
- a CDS encoding Rv3654c family TadE-like protein, with protein MKARRLAGDEGYATVTSAGIIAAVTSLMVLVVGVGARVADSHRAQLAADLAATAGATAHYSGVDACRVAAETAAHNSARLRTCELIDGDVTVNVSVSMATATARAGPL; from the coding sequence GTGAAGGCCCGGCGCCTCGCTGGCGACGAGGGCTACGCCACGGTCACCTCCGCCGGGATCATCGCCGCCGTGACCAGTCTTATGGTCCTCGTCGTGGGTGTCGGCGCGCGCGTTGCGGACAGCCACCGCGCCCAGCTCGCCGCTGACCTCGCCGCCACGGCGGGCGCGACCGCCCACTACAGCGGGGTCGACGCCTGCCGGGTGGCGGCGGAGACGGCAGCGCACAACTCCGCGCGCCTGCGCACGTGCGAGCTTATCGACGGCGACGTGACTGTCAACGTCAGCGTGTCCATGGCCACGGCGACGGCCCGCGCCGGGCCGCTATAG
- a CDS encoding TlpA family protein disulfide reductase — protein sequence MNRTAVLGVAAAVVATIVVLAGALVLLRPTPGGSQGQGTPVEASTSSAAAVPARPDCPGREVGGVALDCLGGGYVDPASDVTVVNVWAWWCEPCREELPVIEQFAAENPQFSVVGVHADAAAANGAAMLNELGVGLPSYQDSDNTLAGTLGLPGVIPLTVVFRGDEQLAVFPKVFGSAAELDAAVTGVL from the coding sequence ATGAATAGGACAGCAGTACTGGGTGTGGCCGCCGCGGTGGTGGCGACCATCGTCGTGCTGGCCGGGGCCCTGGTCCTGCTGCGCCCGACCCCGGGCGGTTCTCAGGGGCAGGGGACGCCGGTGGAGGCGTCGACAAGCAGCGCGGCGGCGGTTCCCGCGCGGCCCGATTGCCCCGGGCGCGAGGTCGGCGGGGTGGCGCTTGATTGCCTCGGCGGCGGGTATGTCGATCCCGCCAGCGACGTCACTGTGGTCAACGTCTGGGCGTGGTGGTGCGAGCCGTGCCGCGAGGAGCTGCCGGTGATCGAGCAGTTCGCCGCCGAAAACCCGCAGTTCAGCGTGGTCGGCGTGCACGCTGATGCGGCCGCCGCGAACGGTGCGGCGATGCTCAACGAGCTCGGTGTCGGGCTGCCGAGCTACCAGGACAGTGACAACACTTTAGCGGGCACCCTGGGGCTGCCCGGGGTGATCCCGCTGACCGTGGTGTTTCGCGGTGATGAGCAGCTCGCCGTGTTCCCGAAGGTGTTCGGCAGCGCCGCCGAGCTCGACGCCGCTGTGACAGGGGTGCTCTAA
- a CDS encoding phage holin family protein: MSNKGLYTNGSTAISAKVDSIPLRDTDVTQPGQDSIGDLVSNATEQVSRLVRNEIELAKTEVIGEVKKGAIGGGLFAGAGVIALYSTFFFFFFLAALLQLWVPWWAAFLIVFLVMLAVAGILAFVGLRKFKKIKSPERTIESVNELKNLVPGQAKKNLAEDDSALYTGGPAPTGRPVPPRGGSTVANVD; encoded by the coding sequence GTGAGCAATAAGGGTCTCTACACGAACGGTTCGACAGCCATCTCCGCGAAGGTGGACTCCATCCCGCTGCGCGACACCGACGTCACGCAGCCGGGACAGGACTCCATTGGTGATCTGGTCTCCAACGCCACCGAGCAGGTTTCCCGCCTGGTGCGCAACGAGATCGAGCTTGCCAAGACCGAGGTCATCGGCGAGGTAAAGAAGGGCGCCATCGGCGGCGGCCTCTTCGCCGGCGCCGGCGTCATCGCGCTTTACTCCACCTTCTTTTTCTTCTTCTTCCTCGCCGCGCTGCTCCAGCTGTGGGTGCCGTGGTGGGCAGCCTTCCTCATCGTCTTCCTTGTCATGCTCGCCGTCGCCGGCATCCTCGCCTTCGTCGGTCTGCGCAAGTTCAAGAAGATCAAGTCCCCCGAGCGCACCATTGAGTCGGTTAACGAGCTGAAGAACCTCGTCCCGGGCCAGGCGAAGAAGAACCTCGCCGAGGACGACAGCGCCCTCTACACCGGCGGACCCGCGCCGACCGGTCGCCCCGTCCCGCCGCGCGGCGGCTCCACCGTCGCGAACGTCGACTAG
- the glxR gene encoding CRP-like cAMP-activated global transcriptional regulator GlxR encodes MQGDHDILARAGIFQGVEPDAVTALIGEMESVHFPRGTTIFDEGEPGDRLYIIIEGKVKLARHASDGRENLLSVMGPSDMFGELSIFDPGPRTSSAVCVTEVSAATMNSESLKKWISDYPDISQQLLRVLARRLRRTNASLADLIFTDVPGRVAKTLLQLANRFGTQEGGALRVNHDLTQEEIAQLVGASRETVNKALATFAHRGWIRLEGKSVLIVDTEHLARRAR; translated from the coding sequence ATGCAGGGCGACCACGACATTCTCGCGCGCGCGGGGATTTTTCAGGGTGTCGAGCCGGATGCCGTGACGGCGCTGATCGGGGAGATGGAAAGCGTCCACTTCCCGCGTGGCACCACGATCTTCGATGAGGGTGAACCCGGCGACCGGCTCTACATCATCATTGAGGGCAAGGTGAAGCTCGCGCGCCACGCCTCCGACGGCCGCGAGAACCTTCTGTCTGTGATGGGCCCGTCCGACATGTTCGGCGAGCTGTCCATCTTCGACCCGGGCCCGCGCACCTCCTCCGCCGTGTGCGTCACCGAGGTTTCGGCCGCGACGATGAACTCCGAGTCGTTGAAGAAGTGGATCAGCGACTACCCGGACATCTCCCAGCAGCTCCTGCGGGTGCTCGCGCGCAGGCTGCGCCGCACCAACGCCTCCCTGGCGGACCTAATCTTCACCGACGTTCCGGGCCGCGTCGCCAAGACGCTGCTGCAGCTGGCCAACCGCTTCGGCACCCAGGAGGGTGGCGCGCTGCGGGTCAACCACGACCTGACCCAAGAGGAGATCGCGCAGCTTGTCGGAGCGTCGCGCGAGACGGTAAACAAGGCGCTGGCCACCTTCGCGCACCGCGGGTGGATCCGCTTGGAGGGCAAGAGCGTGCTCATTGTCGACACCGAGCACCTCGCCCGGCGCGCGCGCTAG
- the ssd gene encoding septum site-determining protein Ssd — MPQPTPILIAIDDAATHSEAVHLAAASGRALIDATASPAALERHLDSAFAVLIDAPQHLTELSRTPHRAGIFVVGPDVGAVAEAHAAYPAAEAAFVLPAQAAELLRALGALERTPRLRRVEGKVIAVIGAAGGVGASTLCASISRAAARESEPTVIDAHRYSGGFDLLVGIEERGGARWGEISFGEGSVERGDVRRALPSTPDGIAVLTCSRTTIADPFVLDPLMLERTVAALGSAGLTVVDCPVGLVPQRCDLALVVTPGEVRAAAAAARICAELAANSIGCAIVARRRSWTGLSAREIERVTKLDVIADVPEVAGLTRKVETAGLPLRLPRPLARAAAKVIAEVGV; from the coding sequence ATGCCGCAGCCAACACCCATCCTCATCGCGATTGACGACGCCGCCACGCACTCCGAAGCCGTCCACCTCGCTGCCGCCTCGGGCCGCGCACTTATCGACGCCACCGCCTCGCCCGCCGCGCTCGAGCGCCACCTCGACTCGGCCTTCGCCGTGCTTATCGACGCCCCCCAGCACCTCACCGAGCTCTCGCGCACCCCACACCGGGCAGGGATCTTCGTCGTCGGACCCGACGTGGGCGCCGTCGCGGAAGCGCACGCCGCCTACCCCGCGGCCGAGGCCGCCTTCGTCCTGCCGGCCCAGGCCGCAGAGCTTTTGCGTGCCCTCGGGGCGCTCGAGCGCACCCCGCGCTTGCGCCGCGTGGAGGGCAAGGTCATCGCCGTAATCGGCGCGGCCGGAGGGGTGGGGGCGTCGACGCTGTGCGCGTCGATAAGCCGCGCGGCGGCGCGCGAGAGCGAACCCACTGTGATCGACGCCCACCGCTACTCCGGCGGCTTCGACCTGCTCGTCGGCATTGAGGAGCGTGGTGGCGCGCGGTGGGGCGAGATCTCGTTCGGGGAGGGCAGTGTCGAGCGCGGTGACGTGCGGCGCGCGCTGCCGAGCACCCCTGACGGGATCGCGGTGCTGACCTGCTCGCGTACCACGATCGCCGACCCCTTCGTGCTCGACCCATTGATGCTCGAGCGCACCGTGGCGGCGCTGGGCTCCGCGGGGCTTACCGTGGTGGATTGCCCCGTGGGGCTCGTGCCGCAGCGCTGCGACCTAGCGCTCGTGGTCACCCCCGGCGAGGTGCGCGCGGCGGCCGCGGCCGCGCGGATCTGCGCCGAGCTCGCCGCGAACAGCATCGGGTGCGCGATCGTGGCGCGGCGGCGCTCCTGGACGGGGCTGTCGGCGCGCGAGATCGAGCGCGTGACCAAGCTCGACGTCATCGCGGACGTGCCCGAAGTCGCCGGGCTGACCCGCAAGGTCGAAACCGCAGGCCTGCCGCTGCGCCTGCCCCGCCCGCTCGCACGCGCCGCCGCGAAGGTGATCGCGGAGGTCGGGGTATGA
- a CDS encoding HAD family hydrolase produces the protein MTGDECRDGLSGGSAGAATPRTAAFFDLDKTIIATSSAFAFGKEFLNNGLISRQEAVEIYMTKASYMLTGHSSEQMDSTRDYLSQLVAGWSVEDINRITTETMRSVVTPAIYAEARELIDYHKRHGRDIIIISASADILVEPIARELGVDMIVATELEIVDGKLTGNITRFLKGDAKAEAVAEFADSHSYDLELCYAYSDSATDIPMLEMVGHAVAVNPDRALRKHAQDNGWEVRIFKHPVPLIQMPNAREFGIGAGVLAGVTALAAAGVWVAQRIMKDSNNT, from the coding sequence ATGACTGGCGACGAGTGCCGCGATGGTTTAAGCGGAGGAAGCGCGGGCGCCGCGACACCGCGGACCGCCGCCTTCTTCGACCTGGACAAGACCATCATCGCGACCTCGTCTGCGTTTGCTTTTGGCAAGGAGTTCCTCAACAACGGGCTGATCTCGCGCCAAGAGGCCGTGGAGATCTACATGACCAAGGCCTCCTACATGCTTACCGGGCACTCCAGCGAGCAAATGGACTCGACGCGGGACTACCTCTCCCAGCTCGTCGCCGGCTGGTCGGTCGAGGACATCAACCGCATCACCACCGAGACGATGCGCAGCGTGGTCACGCCCGCGATCTACGCCGAGGCCCGCGAGCTGATCGATTACCACAAGCGCCACGGCCGCGACATCATCATCATTTCCGCCTCGGCCGACATCCTCGTCGAGCCGATCGCGCGCGAGCTCGGGGTGGACATGATCGTCGCCACCGAGCTTGAGATTGTCGACGGCAAACTCACCGGCAACATCACCCGCTTCCTCAAAGGCGACGCCAAGGCCGAGGCGGTGGCCGAATTCGCCGACTCCCACAGCTACGACCTCGAGCTCTGCTACGCCTACTCCGACTCCGCCACCGACATCCCGATGCTGGAGATGGTGGGCCACGCCGTGGCGGTCAACCCGGACCGCGCGCTGCGCAAACACGCCCAGGACAACGGGTGGGAGGTGCGCATTTTCAAGCACCCCGTGCCGCTGATCCAGATGCCCAACGCGCGCGAGTTCGGCATTGGCGCAGGCGTGCTCGCTGGAGTCACGGCCCTCGCCGCGGCGGGCGTGTGGGTCGCCCAGCGCATCATGAAGGACAGTAACAACACATAA
- a CDS encoding MarP family serine protease produces MDAAVIVDVILVAVIIAAFVSGWRQGALRAVLSMVGVVAGLIVGLAIAPLLVNLAETRAVKLVILLAVVVLFVGMGNMVGLVVGSRVRERARFRSTHVLDSVVGSVFQALVVALVTWFISIPLATSVPGAVGDGIRNSAVLGAIDSAAPAGLESLPGRLAALLNDSGLPPLVSPFATPGGQQVDAPDAAAVDPEVVDRVSPSVVHVMGDAGVCGRKLMGSGFVAAEDYVITNAHVVAGTEAVNLDTVLGVKPAEVVYYRPDVDIAVLYSERLGLDPIPLAQEGLARGDNAVVMGYPRSGPFEAAPARVRSRINISGPDIYSTGRFEREAYTLRGNVRQGNSGGPLLTPEGEVAGVIFGASVDSSDTGYALTLDQVLSAVGPLQSHTTPADTQSCVVG; encoded by the coding sequence TTGGACGCCGCTGTCATCGTCGATGTAATCCTTGTTGCCGTGATCATCGCCGCGTTCGTCAGCGGCTGGCGCCAAGGCGCGCTCAGGGCGGTGTTGTCGATGGTGGGTGTCGTCGCCGGGCTGATCGTCGGCCTGGCCATCGCGCCGCTGCTGGTCAACCTCGCCGAAACCCGGGCGGTCAAGCTCGTGATTCTGCTCGCCGTGGTGGTGCTGTTTGTGGGCATGGGCAACATGGTCGGCCTCGTCGTCGGCTCCAGGGTGCGCGAGCGGGCCCGGTTCCGCTCCACCCACGTGCTCGATTCGGTGGTGGGGTCGGTGTTCCAGGCGCTGGTGGTGGCGCTGGTCACCTGGTTCATCTCGATTCCCCTGGCCACGTCGGTCCCAGGCGCCGTCGGCGACGGCATCCGCAACTCCGCCGTCCTCGGCGCGATCGACTCGGCCGCACCCGCCGGGCTGGAGTCGCTTCCCGGGCGGCTCGCGGCGCTGCTCAACGATTCGGGCCTGCCGCCGCTGGTCTCACCCTTTGCCACGCCCGGCGGCCAGCAGGTCGACGCCCCCGACGCGGCAGCGGTCGACCCGGAGGTGGTCGACCGCGTCAGCCCGAGCGTGGTGCACGTTATGGGTGACGCCGGGGTGTGCGGGCGCAAGCTGATGGGCTCCGGCTTCGTGGCCGCCGAGGACTATGTGATCACCAACGCCCATGTGGTGGCGGGCACCGAAGCCGTCAACCTAGACACTGTGTTGGGCGTGAAACCTGCCGAGGTCGTTTACTACCGCCCGGACGTGGACATTGCGGTGCTGTACAGCGAGAGGCTGGGCCTCGACCCCATCCCGCTGGCGCAGGAAGGCCTGGCCCGCGGTGACAACGCGGTGGTGATGGGCTACCCGCGTTCCGGGCCGTTCGAGGCCGCTCCGGCGCGCGTGCGCAGCCGGATCAACATCTCGGGCCCGGACATTTACTCCACCGGGCGCTTTGAGCGCGAGGCGTACACCCTGCGCGGCAACGTCAGGCAGGGCAACTCGGGCGGGCCGCTTCTCACACCCGAGGGCGAGGTCGCGGGCGTGATCTTCGGCGCCTCCGTCGACTCCAGCGACACCGGCTACGCGCTCACCCTTGACCAGGTGCTCAGCGCGGTGGGCCCCCTGCAGTCACATACCACGCCGGCCGACACGCAAAGCTGCGTGGTCGGTTAG
- a CDS encoding type II secretion system F family protein, translated as MTVLAALLIAGALCASPPRPAQRLHPGDGDRVPKTPRDGPRTARSPTFDRHRVASDISLFAACFSAGLPVSAAAAAVADSYGPDSPEPLAQQWRTVAALSVLGVEPDKAWADFHRVPGGAELASLVGLSHSSGTAVAAGCERIASRLRDAAADDATARAERAGVLISIPLTAFFLPAFFVLGLIPTAISLGTHLTQGVQP; from the coding sequence ATGACCGTCCTCGCCGCACTACTCATCGCCGGCGCCCTGTGCGCCTCCCCGCCGCGCCCCGCGCAGCGCCTCCACCCGGGTGACGGCGACCGCGTCCCGAAAACACCCCGCGACGGGCCGCGCACCGCCCGCTCGCCGACGTTCGACCGGCACCGAGTCGCCTCGGACATCTCGCTGTTCGCCGCGTGTTTTAGCGCCGGCCTGCCCGTCAGCGCGGCGGCGGCAGCGGTCGCCGACTCCTACGGCCCCGACAGCCCGGAGCCGCTCGCGCAGCAGTGGCGCACCGTCGCGGCTCTGTCCGTGCTCGGCGTCGAGCCGGACAAGGCGTGGGCCGACTTCCACCGCGTGCCTGGCGGCGCCGAACTGGCCAGTCTCGTCGGGCTGTCGCACTCCTCCGGTACCGCCGTCGCCGCTGGCTGCGAGCGCATCGCCTCGCGCCTGCGCGACGCGGCCGCCGATGACGCGACAGCCAGAGCCGAACGCGCGGGCGTGCTCATCAGCATCCCGCTTACCGCATTTTTCCTACCCGCCTTCTTCGTCCTCGGACTCATCCCCACGGCAATCAGCCTGGGGACCCACCTCACTCAAGGAGTACAACCATGA